A DNA window from Streptomyces sp. CA-278952 contains the following coding sequences:
- a CDS encoding chaplin, with protein sequence MRQVLNRSIIVMAAASGLLAAVGGTAHADASAEGAAVGSPGVGSGNAVQVPVHVPVNVCGNTVNVIALLNPAFGNKCVNADGPKHDHPPVDKPPVDKPPVDKPPVDEPPVDEPPVDEPPVDEPPVDEPPVDEPPVDEPPVDQPPVDQPPVDQPPVDQPPVDQPPVDQPPVDEPPTDTPGTDTPGTDTPGSGTPGSGTPGSGTPGSGTPGSDVPAAQLADTGAADLGLAAGASAALLLGGAVLMRRTRNARD encoded by the coding sequence ATGCGACAGGTCTTGAACAGAAGCATTATCGTCATGGCGGCCGCATCGGGCCTCCTGGCGGCGGTCGGCGGCACCGCGCACGCCGACGCGTCGGCCGAGGGAGCGGCCGTCGGTTCACCGGGGGTCGGTTCGGGCAACGCGGTGCAGGTGCCGGTCCACGTCCCGGTCAACGTGTGCGGGAACACCGTCAATGTGATCGCTCTGCTGAACCCGGCCTTCGGCAACAAGTGCGTGAACGCCGACGGCCCGAAGCACGACCACCCGCCGGTGGACAAGCCGCCGGTGGACAAGCCGCCGGTGGACAAGCCGCCGGTGGACGAACCCCCCGTGGACGAGCCGCCGGTCGACGAGCCGCCGGTCGATGAGCCGCCGGTGGACGAGCCTCCGGTCGACGAACCTCCCGTCGACGAGCCCCCCGTGGACCAGCCGCCCGTCGACCAGCCGCCCGTCGACCAGCCGCCCGTCGACCAGCCGCCCGTCGACCAGCCGCCCGTGGACCAGCCGCCCGTCGACGAGCCGCCGACCGACACTCCCGGTACCGACACCCCCGGTACCGACACCCCCGGCTCGGGCACGCCCGGGTCCGGTACGCCCGGGTCCGGTACGCCCGGGTCCGGTACGCCCGGGTCCGACGTCCCGGCCGCGCAGCTGGCCGACACCGGTGCCGCCGACCTGGGCCTGGCCGCCGGCGCGAGCGCCGCGCTGCTGCTCGGCGGTGCGGTGCTGATGCGCCGTACCCGCAACGCGCGGGACTGA